The sequence ATTCAGGTAGATATGCGTAGGCATTGCCGTGTTTTGAAAAAAAAGAGCCGATTAACGGCAATATTTTTTGAAAGTACAAAAGATAAAGCCTGCGCATTAATCCCTTTTGGGGTGTGGTCAGCTCCAGGATGATGATTCTGCCGCCCGGTTTCAAGGTGCGGTAAAATTCTTTCATGGCCCCGGTGCGGTTCATGATATTGCGGATGCCAAAGGCCATGAAACCGGCGTCAAATTGCTGATTTTTTAAGGGCAGGTTCAGTGCATCACCGTTGACAAGGCAAATGGCCCGGCCCTTGGGGCAGTTCAGTTTTCTTTTGCCAAGGACCAGCATGCCAAAGGAAAAATCCAGTCCGGTAATAGATGTCCGGCCCTTGAGAACACGGCTGACTTCAAGGCCTACATCACAGGTCCCGCAGGCCGCATCTAATACATCGGCACCAAATTCCAGTTTTGCAGCCTTGACCATCTCCTTTCGCCAGTACACATCCTGGCGCATGCTGAGCAGTCGGTTTAAAAAATCATATTTGGGTGCAATTTTGTCAAACATTTCTTTGACAAAATCCAGTTCTTGGTTCATCGTTGACAACTTTAAAATCTGAGTTATTTTAATTTGTTTATTTTAATCAAAGCAGGTTTGGAAGCTATCATACAACCGAGTTAAACACAAATATAAAAGAATTAAAGCGCAATCGGGCACTAATTATGAGTGAAAAACGAGATTACTATGAAATCCTTGGGGTAACACGGGATGCAGATAAAACGACGCTGAAAAAGGCTTACAGAAAACTTGCCATCAAATATCATCCGGACAAGAATCCGGATAATAAAGAGGCTGAAAACAAATTCAAAGAAGCGTCGGAAGCCTATGAAGTTCTGTCCGACGACGGCAAACGCCAGATTTATGACCAATTTGGTCACCAGGGACTTGAAGGCGCCGGCCATTCCGGTCCCAGCGGATTTGAGGATATATTTTCAAGTTTCGGGGATATTTTTGAAGATTTTTTCGGTTTCGGCGGCGGGCGTGGTGGCAACCGGGCCAGGCGGGGATCAGATCTGCGCTATGACATGACCATAGATTTTATGGAGGCTGCCTTTGGTACGGAAAAAACCATCTCCATACCAAAGCGGGAAACCTGTGACGAGTGCAACGGTTCCGGTGCCGCACCCGGTTCCTCTGCAGAAACCTGTTCCCAATGCCGGGGCACAGGACAGTATATCCAGAGCCAGGGCTTCTTTAAAGTCAAAACAACCTGTCCTTATTGCAAGGGCAGGGGGACAATTATTCCCAATCCCTGTTCTAAATGCCGTGGCACCGGCCGTATGGAAATCAACCGTAAAGTCCAGGTTAAAATTCCTGCTGGTGTGGATGTGGGATCGAAGCTGCGTCTTACCGGAGAAGGCGAGGCTTCCAGCACGCCCAATGGTCCGTCGGGTGATCTCTACGTAGTAATTAATGTCAAACCCCACAAGTTTTTTCAGCGGGAGAGAACCGATATTATCTGCGCCATTGATATTTCGTTTATCCAGGCAGCCCTTGGTGCTGAAATTACCGTACCCACGCTGGTGGGAGAAAAAAAATTAAAAATCCCCGCCGGGACACAATATGGAGACTCTTTCCAGTTTAAAGGAGAGGGTATTGCCTCTTTGAGAAACGGCCGGAGAGGAGATCAGATTATCAAGGTAATCGTCAAAACGCCTACCAAACTCAACCAAAAACAAAAGGATCTGCTTGAAGAGTTTGACAAACTTGATGCAAATAAAATATCAAACAAGCTGAAAAATTTGTTTAAAAACCTGTGATAGATACCTGTGACGGATAAAAATGAAAGCGCCGGATTGGGGGGCTATGTTTGAACTAAAGGTTAAAACCCGGTTTGCCGGGGCACACCAGCTTGCCATGGTGGGCCGGAAATGTGAGAACCTGCACGGACACAACTGGCAGGTGGAGGTGTATGTCAAAGGCGAGAAATTAAACGACGCCGGGGTTCTGGCCGATTTTGGGGATATCAAACGGGCGGTCCGAGCTGTTGTGGACGGAGAACTGGACCACCAATTTTTAAACGAACTGCCTGCATTCGAAGACAAACAGCCCACGTCCGAACGTATTGCCGTTTATATTGCAGGCAAGGTTCAGGCATACATAGACAAACACCTGGAAGAGAAAATCGTGGTTTCCAGAGTCATGGCCTGGGAATCCGATGATGCCTGCGCCATTTATTATCCTATCTAATGTGATGCAATGATTTTTTTTGCCGGAATCAGTCCGGTGGCCGCTGCTGATACGATGTTGCCGGCCACCCCCGGTCCGTCTCCTGCCACATACATGCCCTTGATTTTGGTTTCCAAGTGCGGTGTCGTTTCAATCTGGGTGGCAAAAAACTTGATTTCCGGGGCATAAAGCAGGGTTTCATCATTGGACACCCCGGGCACCACCAGGTTTAAGGTCTCCAGCCCTTCGATCAAATTGGATAGGATCCGCTCGGGCAGCGCCATGGCAATGTCCCCGCACACCACATTGGTCATGGTGGGTTCAATGTAACTTTTTTTAACCCGGTTCCAGGTGGATCGTCTACCCCGTTTCAAATCCCCGAATCGCTGGAGAATGGGTTTGCCTCCGCCGATGATGCTGGCCAGGCGCCCGATGGATTCCCCGTAAGCCTGGTTGTCCGTGATCGGTTCCGTAAGTACCACCTTTGACAGAAAGGCAAAATTGGTATTGCTCGATTTTTTATTTGAATAGGCATGCCCGTTAACGCAAACAAAATCCTGGTAATTTTCCAACGCCACAAAACCGCCCTGGTTGGTGCAGAAGGTCCGGGTCAGGTCATCATAGGTGTGGGTGCGGATGAAAAAGGTGGGGTCATAGATTACGTTGCACAAATCATCCATGATATCGTTGTGTACCTCCACCCGGACACCGACTTCTATACCCCGTTGGCTCAATTCAATGCCATGTTTAAGGGCCAGGGACGACATCCAATTGGCCCCGATGCGGCCCGGTGCCAAAATTACGTTATGGGCATGATAGGACCCCTTGTCAGATAATACCCCCTGGATAACGCCATCTTTTTCTATAATATCCGTTACATTCTCGCAGGTTCGTATTTCAAGCCCTTTGGACTGGATATAGTCGGCTATGCCCGTGATGTAGCCCGGCAGGTTATCACTGCCCAGATGCTTTTGCCGGATGAGCAGAAGATTAATGCCGAACCGCTTGGCTTCCTTGCGAATGAGACCGGCCTCAGCCATGTTGGTGGGAAATACCTTGGCATCCATCTTAAAGCGGGTAAAAATATCCTCGGTTTCATCAATCAGGGCTTGGGCTTGGGCCATGGGCATGAACTGGGTCAGATCGGTTTTGCCAAGCCTTGGAATAAAATTAAGTTTTCCGTCTGAATACAGGCCGGCGCCGCCAATACCGGATAAAATATTGCACGGATTGCACTGGGCACATTTCTGAACTTTGGTGATGGGGCATTTACGTTTCTCCGGCTGCTTTCCCCGTTCAATGAGCAAGACCTTGAGGTTGGCGTGTTCCATCAGGTAATAGGCTGCAAACAGCCCTGCGGGGCCGCCGCCCACGATAATTACGTCATACGTCATATTCAACCTTTCATAAAAATAAATTTCAATTCGGATATTTGGATTGTTCGTTATGGCATTACTTTTGTTGGGATTGGTTCTAACGTCGGCCGCTGTAGGGGCAGGCCCCCGTGCCTGCCCTAACGAGGGCAACCACAGAGGGTTTGCCCCTACGAAAAATGGCCTACAATAGAATCAAGCCCCTTTTGTTTATTTTTGATCTGATGCTTTATCTATATCTATAATTTGTCCATCCAAATATTTTTTGGTTTGATATTGAGTGATATTCATTAATTTTTTAGTTATTGCGCCTAATCGATCAATTTGGACTTTAATTTCAGAAACATATTCCTTGATAGCTTTTTTATCATTGAACGCATCATCTGAAATGAGTTCACCATAGCCTGATATAACC comes from uncultured Desulfobacter sp. and encodes:
- the ubiE gene encoding bifunctional demethylmenaquinone methyltransferase/2-methoxy-6-polyprenyl-1,4-benzoquinol methylase UbiE gives rise to the protein MNQELDFVKEMFDKIAPKYDFLNRLLSMRQDVYWRKEMVKAAKLEFGADVLDAACGTCDVGLEVSRVLKGRTSITGLDFSFGMLVLGKRKLNCPKGRAICLVNGDALNLPLKNQQFDAGFMAFGIRNIMNRTGAMKEFYRTLKPGGRIIILELTTPQKGLMRRLYLLYFQKILPLIGSFFSKHGNAYAYLPESVIKFPDPVSFASQMKAAGFKEIRFKEMTLGIVTLFVGIKL
- the dnaJ gene encoding molecular chaperone DnaJ gives rise to the protein MSEKRDYYEILGVTRDADKTTLKKAYRKLAIKYHPDKNPDNKEAENKFKEASEAYEVLSDDGKRQIYDQFGHQGLEGAGHSGPSGFEDIFSSFGDIFEDFFGFGGGRGGNRARRGSDLRYDMTIDFMEAAFGTEKTISIPKRETCDECNGSGAAPGSSAETCSQCRGTGQYIQSQGFFKVKTTCPYCKGRGTIIPNPCSKCRGTGRMEINRKVQVKIPAGVDVGSKLRLTGEGEASSTPNGPSGDLYVVINVKPHKFFQRERTDIICAIDISFIQAALGAEITVPTLVGEKKLKIPAGTQYGDSFQFKGEGIASLRNGRRGDQIIKVIVKTPTKLNQKQKDLLEEFDKLDANKISNKLKNLFKNL
- the queD gene encoding 6-carboxytetrahydropterin synthase QueD, producing the protein MFELKVKTRFAGAHQLAMVGRKCENLHGHNWQVEVYVKGEKLNDAGVLADFGDIKRAVRAVVDGELDHQFLNELPAFEDKQPTSERIAVYIAGKVQAYIDKHLEEKIVVSRVMAWESDDACAIYYPI
- a CDS encoding FAD-dependent oxidoreductase; amino-acid sequence: MTYDVIIVGGGPAGLFAAYYLMEHANLKVLLIERGKQPEKRKCPITKVQKCAQCNPCNILSGIGGAGLYSDGKLNFIPRLGKTDLTQFMPMAQAQALIDETEDIFTRFKMDAKVFPTNMAEAGLIRKEAKRFGINLLLIRQKHLGSDNLPGYITGIADYIQSKGLEIRTCENVTDIIEKDGVIQGVLSDKGSYHAHNVILAPGRIGANWMSSLALKHGIELSQRGIEVGVRVEVHNDIMDDLCNVIYDPTFFIRTHTYDDLTRTFCTNQGGFVALENYQDFVCVNGHAYSNKKSSNTNFAFLSKVVLTEPITDNQAYGESIGRLASIIGGGKPILQRFGDLKRGRRSTWNRVKKSYIEPTMTNVVCGDIAMALPERILSNLIEGLETLNLVVPGVSNDETLLYAPEIKFFATQIETTPHLETKIKGMYVAGDGPGVAGNIVSAAATGLIPAKKIIASH